A stretch of Rhododendron vialii isolate Sample 1 chromosome 4a, ASM3025357v1 DNA encodes these proteins:
- the LOC131323411 gene encoding protein GRAVITROPIC IN THE LIGHT 1-like isoform X2 codes for MDAVDRRAVTPNKSLLARTFAKVLNVRAATGVAPDDGAQKTKTQETVKHDSMSNRRQSFGNDEKLRHKSSERRQSFGFGNDEKLRHKSSERRQSFGFGNDEKLRHRSSERRQSFGNDDEKLRHKSSDMRQSFGDNNEKPRHKSSDRCQSFGDNDEKLQHKIGNRHQSFDNVDEKLQHKLATEAFLAKLFASVSTLKAAYAQMQFAESPYDGEAIQAADQIVVSELKNLSGFKQSYVKKQFYESSPEKVQVLAELQEQKSLLKTYEIMGKKLDSQLRFKNSEIIFLKEKLEETKKENRLIERRLNASGLLSNPDNLQFSGLNPNHFISAVRQTVKSVRQFARLMINEMELTGWDLDSAARAIEPDVVYWDESHKCFAIEAFVCREMFDGFNFPHFIPPNKWEQPKKQHRLFFDRFTQLKAFKTREYLVKNPKSKFATFCSAKFFRVVHPKMESSLFGNTNHTNVLRTGEFPDTSFFYAFSDMAKRVWLLHCLAFSFEPEASIFEVKKRCRFSEVYMESVCEEAFLSSDGKTKTETKTGPVVAFTVVPGFRIGKTVIQCQVYLS; via the exons ATGGATGCGGTTGATCGGCGGGCTGTGACTCCAAATAAAAGTCTATTGGCGCGCACTTTCGCAAAGGTTTTGAACGTTCGAGCTGCGACCGGTGTTGCCCCGGATGATGGAGCTCAGAAAACTAAGACTCAG GAGACGGTCAAGCACGATAGCATGAGCAATAGGCGTCAGTCCTTTGGCAACGATGAAAAGCTCAGGCATAAAAGTAGCGAAAGGCGTCAGTCCTTTGGCTTTGGCAACGATGAAAAGCTCAGGCATAAAAGTAGCGAAAGGCGTCAGTCCTTTGGCTTTGGCAACGATGAAAAGCTCCGGCATAGAAGTAGCGAAAGGCGTCAGTCCTTTGGCAATGACGATGAAAAGCTCCGGCATAAAAGTAGCGATATGCGTCAGTCCTTTGGCGATAACAATGAAAAGCCGCGGCATAAAAGTAGCGATAGGTGTCAGTCCTTTGGCGATAACGATGAAAAGCTCCAGCATAAAATAGGCAACAGGCATCAGTCCTTTGACAACGTCGATGAGAAGCTCCAGCATAAATTAGCCACGGAAGCATTTCTTGCGAAACTATTCGCTAGTGTTTCGACCTTGAAAGCAGCATATGCCCAAATGCAGTTTGCTGAGTCTCCTTACGACGGTGAAGCCATTCAAGCGGCCGATCAGATTGTGGTTTCGGAATTGAAGAACTTATCTGGATTTAAGCAGAGTTATGTAAAGAAACAATTTTATGAGTCTTCTCCAGAAAAAGTTCAGGTATTGGCTGAACTCCAGGAGCAGAAGAGTCTTTTGAAGACATATGAAATCATGGGGAAGAAGTTGGATTCTCAGCTTAGGTTCAAGAACTCAGAGATCATTTTCCTTAAAGAGAAATTGGAGGAAACCAAAAAGGAGAACAGGTTGATTGAGAGGAGATTGAATGCAAGTGGGTTGTTATCAAATCCTGACAATCTCCAATTCTCTGGTCTAAATCCCAACCATTTCATCTCTGCCGTTCGCCAGACGGTGAAATCTGTTCGACAATTCGCTAGGTTAATGATCAACGAGATGGAACTGACCGGGTGGGATTTGGATTCCGCGGCCAGAGCAATCGAACCGGATGTCGTCTACTGGGATGAAAGCCACAAGTGTTTCGCTATCGAAGCCTTTGTTTGCCGGGAAATGTTCGATGGGTTCAATTTCCCTCACTTTATACCTCCAAACAAGTGGGAGCAGCCGAAGAAGCAACACCGGCTCTTCTTCGATAGATTCACACAACTGAAAGCTTTCAAGACAAGGGAATATCTAGTCAAGAACCCGAAATCGAAATTCGCAACATTCTGCTCCGCCAAGTTCTTTCGCGTCGTTCATCCCAAGATGGAGTCGTCTCTTTTCGGCAACACAAACCACACAAATGTTCTAAGAACCGGCGAATTCCCAGATACTAGTTTCTTTTACGCGTTTTCGGACATGGCGAAGAGGGTCTGGCTGCTGCATTGCCTGGCCTTTTCGTTCGAGCCCGAAGCCTCGATCTTTGAGGTGAAAAAGAGGTGCCGGTTTTCGGAGGTTTACATGGAAAGTGTTTGCGAGGAAGCGTTCTTGTCATCCGATGGCAAAaccaaaaccgaaaccaaaaccggaccggtaGTGGCATTCACCGTGGTTCCGGGGTTCAGGATAGGCAAAACTGTAATTCAATGTCAGGTATACCTCTCCTGA
- the LOC131323411 gene encoding protein GRAVITROPIC IN THE LIGHT 1-like isoform X1: MDAVDRRAVTPNKSLLARTFAKVLNVRAATGVAPDDGAQKTKTQAPDDGAQKTKTQETVKHDSMSNRRQSFGNDEKLRHKSSERRQSFGFGNDEKLRHKSSERRQSFGFGNDEKLRHRSSERRQSFGNDDEKLRHKSSDMRQSFGDNNEKPRHKSSDRCQSFGDNDEKLQHKIGNRHQSFDNVDEKLQHKLATEAFLAKLFASVSTLKAAYAQMQFAESPYDGEAIQAADQIVVSELKNLSGFKQSYVKKQFYESSPEKVQVLAELQEQKSLLKTYEIMGKKLDSQLRFKNSEIIFLKEKLEETKKENRLIERRLNASGLLSNPDNLQFSGLNPNHFISAVRQTVKSVRQFARLMINEMELTGWDLDSAARAIEPDVVYWDESHKCFAIEAFVCREMFDGFNFPHFIPPNKWEQPKKQHRLFFDRFTQLKAFKTREYLVKNPKSKFATFCSAKFFRVVHPKMESSLFGNTNHTNVLRTGEFPDTSFFYAFSDMAKRVWLLHCLAFSFEPEASIFEVKKRCRFSEVYMESVCEEAFLSSDGKTKTETKTGPVVAFTVVPGFRIGKTVIQCQVYLS, encoded by the coding sequence ATGGATGCGGTTGATCGGCGGGCTGTGACTCCAAATAAAAGTCTATTGGCGCGCACTTTCGCAAAGGTTTTGAACGTTCGAGCTGCGACCGGTGTTGCCCCGGATGATGGAGCTCAGAAAACTAAGACTCAGGCCCCGGATGATGGAGCTCAGAAGACTAAAACTCAGGAGACGGTCAAGCACGATAGCATGAGCAATAGGCGTCAGTCCTTTGGCAACGATGAAAAGCTCAGGCATAAAAGTAGCGAAAGGCGTCAGTCCTTTGGCTTTGGCAACGATGAAAAGCTCAGGCATAAAAGTAGCGAAAGGCGTCAGTCCTTTGGCTTTGGCAACGATGAAAAGCTCCGGCATAGAAGTAGCGAAAGGCGTCAGTCCTTTGGCAATGACGATGAAAAGCTCCGGCATAAAAGTAGCGATATGCGTCAGTCCTTTGGCGATAACAATGAAAAGCCGCGGCATAAAAGTAGCGATAGGTGTCAGTCCTTTGGCGATAACGATGAAAAGCTCCAGCATAAAATAGGCAACAGGCATCAGTCCTTTGACAACGTCGATGAGAAGCTCCAGCATAAATTAGCCACGGAAGCATTTCTTGCGAAACTATTCGCTAGTGTTTCGACCTTGAAAGCAGCATATGCCCAAATGCAGTTTGCTGAGTCTCCTTACGACGGTGAAGCCATTCAAGCGGCCGATCAGATTGTGGTTTCGGAATTGAAGAACTTATCTGGATTTAAGCAGAGTTATGTAAAGAAACAATTTTATGAGTCTTCTCCAGAAAAAGTTCAGGTATTGGCTGAACTCCAGGAGCAGAAGAGTCTTTTGAAGACATATGAAATCATGGGGAAGAAGTTGGATTCTCAGCTTAGGTTCAAGAACTCAGAGATCATTTTCCTTAAAGAGAAATTGGAGGAAACCAAAAAGGAGAACAGGTTGATTGAGAGGAGATTGAATGCAAGTGGGTTGTTATCAAATCCTGACAATCTCCAATTCTCTGGTCTAAATCCCAACCATTTCATCTCTGCCGTTCGCCAGACGGTGAAATCTGTTCGACAATTCGCTAGGTTAATGATCAACGAGATGGAACTGACCGGGTGGGATTTGGATTCCGCGGCCAGAGCAATCGAACCGGATGTCGTCTACTGGGATGAAAGCCACAAGTGTTTCGCTATCGAAGCCTTTGTTTGCCGGGAAATGTTCGATGGGTTCAATTTCCCTCACTTTATACCTCCAAACAAGTGGGAGCAGCCGAAGAAGCAACACCGGCTCTTCTTCGATAGATTCACACAACTGAAAGCTTTCAAGACAAGGGAATATCTAGTCAAGAACCCGAAATCGAAATTCGCAACATTCTGCTCCGCCAAGTTCTTTCGCGTCGTTCATCCCAAGATGGAGTCGTCTCTTTTCGGCAACACAAACCACACAAATGTTCTAAGAACCGGCGAATTCCCAGATACTAGTTTCTTTTACGCGTTTTCGGACATGGCGAAGAGGGTCTGGCTGCTGCATTGCCTGGCCTTTTCGTTCGAGCCCGAAGCCTCGATCTTTGAGGTGAAAAAGAGGTGCCGGTTTTCGGAGGTTTACATGGAAAGTGTTTGCGAGGAAGCGTTCTTGTCATCCGATGGCAAAaccaaaaccgaaaccaaaaccggaccggtaGTGGCATTCACCGTGGTTCCGGGGTTCAGGATAGGCAAAACTGTAATTCAATGTCAGGTATACCTCTCCTGA
- the LOC131323413 gene encoding uncharacterized protein LOC131323413 — MGGGFRVLHLVRPFLSFLPEVQTADRKVPFREKVIYTVIALFIFLVCSQLPLYGIHSTTGADPFYWMRVILASSRGTVMELGITPIVTSGLVMQLLAGSKIIEVDNNVREDRALLNGAQKLLGILIAVGEAVAYVLSGMYGSVGQLGVGNAILIILQLIFAGIIVICLDELLQKGYGLGSGISLFIATNMCENIIWKAFSPTTINSGRGAEFEGAVIALFHLLITRTDKVRALREAFYRQNLPNVTNLLATVLIFLIVVYFQGFRVVLPVRSKNARGQQGSYPIKLFYTSNMPIILQSALVSNLYFISQLLYRRYSGNFLVNLLGKWKESEYSGQSVPVGGLAYYITAPSSLADMAANPFHALFYIVFMLSACALFSKTWIEVSGSSARDVAKQLKEQQMMMPGHRETNLQKELNRYIPTAAAFGGMCIGALTVLADFMGAIGSGTGILLAVTIIYQYFETFEKEKASELGFFGF, encoded by the exons ATGGGTGGTGGGTTTAGGGTGCTTCACCTTGTTCGACCGTTCCTCTCATTTCTGCCTGAAGTTCAGACTGCAGACAGGAAGGTTCCATTCAGAGAGAAAGTAATATATACCGTGATcgctctttttatttttctggtaTGCAGTCAGCTTCCTTTGTACGGCATACACTCTACAACAGGCGCAGATCCATTCTATTGGATGCGTGTTATTCTTGCCTCGAGTCGTGGGACTGTCATGGAACTTGGGATCACACCAATTGTGACATCTGGACTAGTGATGCAACTCTTGGCTGGATCGAAAATCATTGAAGTGGACAATAATGTGCGCGAGGATCGTGCCCTCTT GAATGGTGCACAGAAATTATTGGGTATTCTGATAGCTGTAGGGGAGGCAGTTGCATACGTTCTCTCTGGGATGTATGGAAGTGTTGGCCAACTTGGAGTTGGAAATGCCATTCTTATTATCCTTCAACTCATCTTTGCTGGTATCATTGTGATATGTTTAGATGAACTTCTTCAAAAAGGATATGGTCTCGGATCTGGAATATCCCTTTTCATAGCAACCAACATGTG TGAGAACATTATCTGGAAGGCATTTAGTCCCACCACAATCAATAGTGGGCGTGGAGCTGAATTTGAAGGTGCTGTTATTGCTTTGTTCCATCTACTGATAACTCGGACGGACAAGGTTCGAGCACTCCGTGAGGCATTCTACCGGCAGAACCTTCCAAATGTAACAAACTTGCTTGCTACGGTCTTGATTTTCCTTATTGTTGTCTACTTCCAAGGGTTTCGCGTGGTGTTGCCTGTGAGGTCAAAGAATGCTCGTGGACAACAGGGTTCATATCCCATCAAGCTGTTCTACACCTCCAATATGCCCATCATTCTGCAGTCGGCACTTGTCTCCAATCTTTACTTCATTTCCCAG TTGCTTTACAGGAGATACAGTGGAAATTTCCTTGTGAACTTGTTGGGCAAATGGAAGGAATCTGAATATTCTGGGCAATCCGTCCCTGTTGGTGGTCTTGCATACTATATAACTGCACCATCAAG CTTGGCAGACATGGCAGCCAATCCTTTCCATGCACTATTTTATATCGTATTTATGTTGTCAGCATGTGCTCTGTTCTCGAAGACTTGGATTGAAGTATCTGGATCCTCTGCTAGGGATGTGGCTAAGCAGCTCAAG GAACAACAAATGATGATGCCTGGCCATAGGGAAACAAATTTACAGAAGGAACTGAACCGCTACATACCCACTGCAGCGGCTTTTGGGGGCATGTGTATTGGCGCACTGACTGTTTTGGCAGACTTCATGGGAGCAATTGGATCGGGGACTGGGATTCTGCTTGCTGTCACGATTATATATCAGTACTTTGAGACGTTCGAGAAGGAGAAAGCCAGTGAGCTCGGTTTCTTTGGTTTCTAA
- the LOC131323414 gene encoding transcriptional adapter ADA2-like isoform X3, giving the protein MGRSRPVSHHGNDDPTQSRSKRKRAASNVENLEPATAGQGMNEGKETLYHCNYCNKDISGKIRIKCVTCPDYDLCVECFSVGAEVTPHKSNHPYRVMDNLSFPLICPDWNADEEILLLEGIEMYGFGNWTEVAEHVGTKSKMQCIDHYNAIYMNSPCFPLPDMSHVMGKNREELLAMAKEHGEVRKGIPMLGELTVKEEPPLSATARVKVEDQRKEGSTGRPSSSLTSDSHEDRSIGEKKPRISGDEGPSMAELSGYNAKRQEFEVEYDNDAEQLLADMEFKEMDTEAERELKLRVLRIYSKRLDERKRRKDFILERNLLYPNPFEKNLSAEEREICQRYRVFMRFHSKEEHEELLKSVIEEHRILKRIQDLQSGQEARAAGCHTSAQAERYIGQKRKNEAEESTRRLRRVNHLKGEPDSSPQGNVLESSVLDSIGKDSTTAGQAVSNSLDCWDISAFPGADLLSETEKRLCGEIKILPSHYLNMLQTLSMEMLNGSITKKSDAHGLFKVDPIKVDRVYDMAVHKGIGQL; this is encoded by the exons ATGGGTCGTTCTCGCCCCGTTTCCCACCACGGCAATGACGATCCCACCCAAAG TCGGTCCAAGAGAAAAAGGGCTGCATCAAATGTGGAGAATTTAGAACCTGCAACTGCAG GTCAAGGAATGAATGAAGGGAAGGAGACTTTATACCACTGTAATTATTGCAATAAAGATATCTCTGGGAAGATTCGTATTAAGTGTGTGACATGTCCTGATTATGACCTTTGCGTGGAGTGCTTTTCTGTTGGAGCTGAGGTGACTCCACATAAAAGCAATCATCCTTATAGGGTTATG gaCAATTTGTCATTCCCGCTTATATGTCCTGACTGGAATGCAGATGAAGAGATATTACTACTGGAG GGTATTGAAATGTATGGATTCGGGAACTGGACTGAAGTTGCAGAGCATGTTGGaacaaaaagcaaaatgcaATGTATTGACCATTATAATGCTATATATATGAACTCGCCCTGCTTTCCTCTTCCG GACATGTCTCATGTTATGGGAAAGAACAGAGAAGAACTCCTTGCTATGGCCAAAGAGCATGGTGAAGTAAGGAAAG GAATTCCGATGCTTGGAGAACTTACTGTGAAAGAAGAGCCTCCGCTATCTGCGACTGCAAGAGTCAA GGTTGAAGATCAAAGAAAAGAAGGTTCAACTGGTCGACCCTCTTCCAGCTTAACTTCAG ATTCTCATGAGGACAGGAGCATTGGAGAGAAGAAACCTAGGATTTCTGGCGATGAGGGCCCTTCTATGGCAGAGTTGAGTGGATATAATGCCAAGAGGCAAGAGTTTGAAGTTGAATACGATAATGATGCTGAGCAGCTATTAGCAGACATGGAATTCAAAGAGATGGACACGGAGGCTGAACGTGAACTAAAACTGCGGGTATTGCGCATTTACTCAAAAAG GCTTGATGAAAGGAAGCGGAGGAAGGATTTTATACTAGAAAGAAATCTACTTTACCCTAATCCTTTTGAGAAGAACCTCTCAGCTGAAGAGAGGGAAATATGTCAGCGTTACAGGGTGTTCATGCGATTCCATTCAAAAGAAGAGCACGAGGAACTGCTTAAGAGCGTTATCGAGGAGCACCGGATTTTGAAAAGAATACAGGATCTTCAG TCTGGGCAGGAGGCTCGAGCTGCTGGCTGCCACACATCTGCTCAGGCTGAAAGATATATTGGGCAGAAGAGGAAGAATGAAGCTGAAGAGAGCACTCGTAGGTTGAGAAGGGTGAATCATCTTAAAGGAGAGCCTGATAGCAGCCCGCAGGGAAATGTACTGGAATCTTCAGTATTAGATTCCATTGGTAAGGACTCTACAACTGCAGGACAAGCTGTTTCAAACTCCTTGGATTGTTGGGACATCTCTGCATTTCCGGGGGCTGACCTGCTTTCTGAAACT GAGAAACGGCTTTGTGGCGAGATCAAGATCCTACCTTCACACTACCTCAACATGTTGCAGACCTTGTCAATGGAGATGTTAAATGGCAGCATTACTAAGAAATCGGATGCCCATGGCCTGTTCAAGGTTGATCCAATCAAGGTGGATAGAGTTTACGACATGGCTGTGCACAAGGGTATTGGTCAATTGTGA
- the LOC131323414 gene encoding transcriptional adapter ADA2-like isoform X1, with product MGRSRPVSHHGNDDPTQSRSKRKRAASNVENLEPATAGQGMNEGKETLYHCNYCNKDISGKIRIKCVTCPDYDLCVECFSVGAEVTPHKSNHPYRVMDNLSFPLICPDWNADEEILLLEGIEMYGFGNWTEVAEHVGTKSKMQCIDHYNAIYMNSPCFPLPDMSHVMGKNREELLAMAKEHGEVRKGIPMLGELTVKEEPPLSATARVKVEDQRKEGSTGRPSSSLTSEVGTGTGVSNGTAKDAYDGVKMEDSHEDRSIGEKKPRISGDEGPSMAELSGYNAKRQEFEVEYDNDAEQLLADMEFKEMDTEAERELKLRVLRIYSKRLDERKRRKDFILERNLLYPNPFEKNLSAEEREICQRYRVFMRFHSKEEHEELLKSVIEEHRILKRIQDLQSGQEARAAGCHTSAQAERYIGQKRKNEAEESTRRLRRVNHLKGEPDSSPQGNVLESSVLDSIGKDSTTAGQAVSNSLDCWDISAFPGADLLSETEKRLCGEIKILPSHYLNMLQTLSMEMLNGSITKKSDAHGLFKVDPIKVDRVYDMAVHKGIGQL from the exons ATGGGTCGTTCTCGCCCCGTTTCCCACCACGGCAATGACGATCCCACCCAAAG TCGGTCCAAGAGAAAAAGGGCTGCATCAAATGTGGAGAATTTAGAACCTGCAACTGCAG GTCAAGGAATGAATGAAGGGAAGGAGACTTTATACCACTGTAATTATTGCAATAAAGATATCTCTGGGAAGATTCGTATTAAGTGTGTGACATGTCCTGATTATGACCTTTGCGTGGAGTGCTTTTCTGTTGGAGCTGAGGTGACTCCACATAAAAGCAATCATCCTTATAGGGTTATG gaCAATTTGTCATTCCCGCTTATATGTCCTGACTGGAATGCAGATGAAGAGATATTACTACTGGAG GGTATTGAAATGTATGGATTCGGGAACTGGACTGAAGTTGCAGAGCATGTTGGaacaaaaagcaaaatgcaATGTATTGACCATTATAATGCTATATATATGAACTCGCCCTGCTTTCCTCTTCCG GACATGTCTCATGTTATGGGAAAGAACAGAGAAGAACTCCTTGCTATGGCCAAAGAGCATGGTGAAGTAAGGAAAG GAATTCCGATGCTTGGAGAACTTACTGTGAAAGAAGAGCCTCCGCTATCTGCGACTGCAAGAGTCAA GGTTGAAGATCAAAGAAAAGAAGGTTCAACTGGTCGACCCTCTTCCAGCTTAACTTCAG AGGTAGGAACTGGTACGGGTGTTAGCAATGGTACAGCTAAGGATGCTTATGATGGGGTCAAAATGGAAG ATTCTCATGAGGACAGGAGCATTGGAGAGAAGAAACCTAGGATTTCTGGCGATGAGGGCCCTTCTATGGCAGAGTTGAGTGGATATAATGCCAAGAGGCAAGAGTTTGAAGTTGAATACGATAATGATGCTGAGCAGCTATTAGCAGACATGGAATTCAAAGAGATGGACACGGAGGCTGAACGTGAACTAAAACTGCGGGTATTGCGCATTTACTCAAAAAG GCTTGATGAAAGGAAGCGGAGGAAGGATTTTATACTAGAAAGAAATCTACTTTACCCTAATCCTTTTGAGAAGAACCTCTCAGCTGAAGAGAGGGAAATATGTCAGCGTTACAGGGTGTTCATGCGATTCCATTCAAAAGAAGAGCACGAGGAACTGCTTAAGAGCGTTATCGAGGAGCACCGGATTTTGAAAAGAATACAGGATCTTCAG TCTGGGCAGGAGGCTCGAGCTGCTGGCTGCCACACATCTGCTCAGGCTGAAAGATATATTGGGCAGAAGAGGAAGAATGAAGCTGAAGAGAGCACTCGTAGGTTGAGAAGGGTGAATCATCTTAAAGGAGAGCCTGATAGCAGCCCGCAGGGAAATGTACTGGAATCTTCAGTATTAGATTCCATTGGTAAGGACTCTACAACTGCAGGACAAGCTGTTTCAAACTCCTTGGATTGTTGGGACATCTCTGCATTTCCGGGGGCTGACCTGCTTTCTGAAACT GAGAAACGGCTTTGTGGCGAGATCAAGATCCTACCTTCACACTACCTCAACATGTTGCAGACCTTGTCAATGGAGATGTTAAATGGCAGCATTACTAAGAAATCGGATGCCCATGGCCTGTTCAAGGTTGATCCAATCAAGGTGGATAGAGTTTACGACATGGCTGTGCACAAGGGTATTGGTCAATTGTGA
- the LOC131323414 gene encoding transcriptional adapter ADA2-like isoform X2, which produces MGRSRPVSHHGNDDPTQSRSKRKRAASNVENLEPATAGQGMNEGKETLYHCNYCNKDISGKIRIKCVTCPDYDLCVECFSVGAEVTPHKSNHPYRVMDNLSFPLICPDWNADEEILLLEGIEMYGFGNWTEVAEHVGTKSKMQCIDHYNAIYMNSPCFPLPDMSHVMGKNREELLAMAKEHGEVRKGIPMLGELTVKEEPPLSATARVKVEDQRKEGSTGRPSSSLTSEVGTGTGVSNGTAKDAYDGVKMEDSHEDRSIGEKKPRISGDEGPSMAELSGYNAKRQEFEVEYDNDAEQLLADMEFKEMDTEAERELKLRVLRIYSKRLDERKRRKDFILERNLLYPNPFEKNLSAEEREICQRYRVFMRFHSKEEHEELLKSVIEEHRILKRIQDLQEARAAGCHTSAQAERYIGQKRKNEAEESTRRLRRVNHLKGEPDSSPQGNVLESSVLDSIGKDSTTAGQAVSNSLDCWDISAFPGADLLSETEKRLCGEIKILPSHYLNMLQTLSMEMLNGSITKKSDAHGLFKVDPIKVDRVYDMAVHKGIGQL; this is translated from the exons ATGGGTCGTTCTCGCCCCGTTTCCCACCACGGCAATGACGATCCCACCCAAAG TCGGTCCAAGAGAAAAAGGGCTGCATCAAATGTGGAGAATTTAGAACCTGCAACTGCAG GTCAAGGAATGAATGAAGGGAAGGAGACTTTATACCACTGTAATTATTGCAATAAAGATATCTCTGGGAAGATTCGTATTAAGTGTGTGACATGTCCTGATTATGACCTTTGCGTGGAGTGCTTTTCTGTTGGAGCTGAGGTGACTCCACATAAAAGCAATCATCCTTATAGGGTTATG gaCAATTTGTCATTCCCGCTTATATGTCCTGACTGGAATGCAGATGAAGAGATATTACTACTGGAG GGTATTGAAATGTATGGATTCGGGAACTGGACTGAAGTTGCAGAGCATGTTGGaacaaaaagcaaaatgcaATGTATTGACCATTATAATGCTATATATATGAACTCGCCCTGCTTTCCTCTTCCG GACATGTCTCATGTTATGGGAAAGAACAGAGAAGAACTCCTTGCTATGGCCAAAGAGCATGGTGAAGTAAGGAAAG GAATTCCGATGCTTGGAGAACTTACTGTGAAAGAAGAGCCTCCGCTATCTGCGACTGCAAGAGTCAA GGTTGAAGATCAAAGAAAAGAAGGTTCAACTGGTCGACCCTCTTCCAGCTTAACTTCAG AGGTAGGAACTGGTACGGGTGTTAGCAATGGTACAGCTAAGGATGCTTATGATGGGGTCAAAATGGAAG ATTCTCATGAGGACAGGAGCATTGGAGAGAAGAAACCTAGGATTTCTGGCGATGAGGGCCCTTCTATGGCAGAGTTGAGTGGATATAATGCCAAGAGGCAAGAGTTTGAAGTTGAATACGATAATGATGCTGAGCAGCTATTAGCAGACATGGAATTCAAAGAGATGGACACGGAGGCTGAACGTGAACTAAAACTGCGGGTATTGCGCATTTACTCAAAAAG GCTTGATGAAAGGAAGCGGAGGAAGGATTTTATACTAGAAAGAAATCTACTTTACCCTAATCCTTTTGAGAAGAACCTCTCAGCTGAAGAGAGGGAAATATGTCAGCGTTACAGGGTGTTCATGCGATTCCATTCAAAAGAAGAGCACGAGGAACTGCTTAAGAGCGTTATCGAGGAGCACCGGATTTTGAAAAGAATACAGGATCTTCAG GAGGCTCGAGCTGCTGGCTGCCACACATCTGCTCAGGCTGAAAGATATATTGGGCAGAAGAGGAAGAATGAAGCTGAAGAGAGCACTCGTAGGTTGAGAAGGGTGAATCATCTTAAAGGAGAGCCTGATAGCAGCCCGCAGGGAAATGTACTGGAATCTTCAGTATTAGATTCCATTGGTAAGGACTCTACAACTGCAGGACAAGCTGTTTCAAACTCCTTGGATTGTTGGGACATCTCTGCATTTCCGGGGGCTGACCTGCTTTCTGAAACT GAGAAACGGCTTTGTGGCGAGATCAAGATCCTACCTTCACACTACCTCAACATGTTGCAGACCTTGTCAATGGAGATGTTAAATGGCAGCATTACTAAGAAATCGGATGCCCATGGCCTGTTCAAGGTTGATCCAATCAAGGTGGATAGAGTTTACGACATGGCTGTGCACAAGGGTATTGGTCAATTGTGA